The Lactuca sativa cultivar Salinas chromosome 2, Lsat_Salinas_v11, whole genome shotgun sequence genome includes a window with the following:
- the LOC111917357 gene encoding TMV resistance protein N isoform X2, which translates to MASFKSSPSSSSSLPTLRWTYDAFLSFRGEDTRNNFIDHLYAALDQRGLHVFKDDKALHKGKAISQDLLEAIKESRFAVVVFSKNYAGSSWCLDELVKIMECKDQMGLMVLPVFYHIDPSDVRQQKRDFDTAFQQHDDKFKREMDQVNRWRKALAAAASLSGWHVKETGSGGESSVITEIVEEILYGTKSHGMEKKLIGILGMGGIGKTTIAKALFRRIAHNFECSSFVRDVRENSSSKRDICALQERVLSEILNTSQRFFVNDPEDGAYMIHQRFCKNKVLLVLDDVDDVEQLKFLSASRRHWFGPGSRIIITTRDEHLLSGANAKYKPDFLHMNEAIELFCLHAFRKNSPPKGYEELSYRAINYASGLPLALEVLGAFFHGREVCVWESALDKLAEISDDKILDILKLSYDGLDVYEKKVFLDIACFFKGKDKEHVSRVLDSFGFHAKIGIKVLEEKSLITISNKRLDMHDLIQAMGWQIVRERFMDSRLWQLEQIHDLAKGKKNPEAIEAIMLMDNEYLIEDYDTKLGLSADVFERMKNLRLLDIDGKFTSTQPTFLPDELRWLHWNDYPFLFLPLGDMCKLVGLKMEHGSDIKHLWEGRKILPNLKFIHLESLCKLTSFPDVSGAPNIKRLIFSKCWGLEEVHESLGSHRGLVYLDMNGCSRVKHLPSRLEMESLETLILSGCESLERFPEVSPCMTKLSQINLYSCSRIKELPSSIRYLSSLNLLNLTNCWKLKSIPDSICELKDLKCLHLHNCKELNFFPKRLGSMKILEELLLGFTCDTGSPQKSVGFKFFTGLSSLKKLDLSWRRIHEKSFPKNLDAFSSLEELYLSGNHKLVELPASICHLSRLRRLELNNCSQLESLCALPSSIQVLKANDCISLKKIGDVLKDSEWLYKIWLTNCHKLLEDEENQRYLDKMLQLSFIKSCAAVNHRLSISIPGSKIPSWFKEKKDGCRIGLKLPHKWHTKIMGFLVGGVFSKWGWGYVCPRIIFKLVNDGNIILKSEVNHIKAIETTENGGNVWISYMPLGFFQKMYHDLQPQDWSHIQDNLKMTISLTDGTQSVAIGAHVIYKENVQQLKTSFSDYGNMVHVDDEDLRYDELISGNTYVYEDKFDEEALMPLRSRTSARCNKRNLHCVITLSGPR; encoded by the exons ACTTTAAGATGGACATATGATGCGTTCCTAAGCTTTAGAGGTGAAGATACTCGCAACAACTTTATAGATCATCTTTATGCTGCTCTAGATCAAAGAGGACTACATGTGTTCAAAGACGATAAGGCGCTTCATAAAGGGAAAGCAATCTCTCAAGACCTGCTGGAAGCCATTAAAGAATCGAGGTTTGCTGTGGTTGTTTTCTCTAAAAATTATGCCGGCTCCTCATGGTGTTTGGATGAACTTGTAAAAATCATGGAATGCAAAGATCAGATGGGACTGATGGTGTTACCGGTGTTCTATCACATTGACCCATCTGATGTACGCCAACAGAAAAGAGACTTCGATACTGCTTTTCAGCAACACGATGACAAGTTTAAGAGAGAGATGGATCAAGTGAACAGGTGGAGGAAAGCTTTAGCTGCAGCTGCGAGTTTATCAGGCTGGCATGTCAAGGAAACAGGCAGTGG GGGCGAATCATCTGTCATCACAGAGATTGTTGAGGAGATCTTATATGGTACAAAATCTCATGGCATGGAGAAAAAGCTAATTG GGATATTGGGAATGGGAGGAATTGGTAAGACAACTATTGCTAAAGCTTTATTTCGAAGAATTGCCCATAATTTTGAGTGTAGTAGCTTTGTTAGAGATGTTAGAGAAAATAGTTCTAGTAAAAGAGATATATGTGCCTTACAAGAAAGGGTTCTAAGTGAAATTCTAAACACAAGTCAGCGATTTTTTGTTAATGATCCTGAGGATGGAGCCTACATGATACATCAACGATTTTGCAAAAATAAGGTTCTTCTAGTTCTTGATGACGTGGATGATGTTGAGCAATTAAAGTTCCTAAGTGCAAGTCGACGTCATTGGTTTGGTCCTGGAAGTAGAATCATCATAACCACTAGAGACGAGCATTTGCTATCAGGTGCAAATGCCAAGTACAAACCGGATTTTTTACATATGAATGAAGCTATTGAGCTCTTCTGTTTGCATGCTTTTCGGAAAAATAGCCCTCCAAAAGGTTATGAGGAGCTCTCATATCGTGCAATAAACTATGCTAGCGGCCTTCCTCTAGCCCTAGAAGTTTTAGGTGCATTCTTCCATGGAAGAGAGGTATGTGTTTGGGAAAGTGCTTTAGATAAACTAGCCGAAATATCGGATGATAAGATTCTTGACATACTAAAGTTAAGTTATGATGGGCTAGATGTTTATGAGAAAAAAGTATTCCTAGACATTGCATGTTTTTTCAAGGGAAAAGACAAGGAACATGTAAGTAGAGTACTCGATAGCTTTGGTTTTCACGCGAAAATCGGGATTAAAGTTCTAGAAGAAAAATCTCTTATAACCATTTCAAATAAAAGGCTAGACATGCATGATCTCATACAGGCAATGGGTTGGCAAATAGTTCGTGAGAGATTCATGGATAGCAGACTATGGCAACTTGAACAAATCCATGATTTGGCCAAGGGAAAGAAG AATCCAGAAGCAATTGAAGCCATAATGTTGATGGACAATGAATACCTTATCGAAGACTATGATACAAAGTTGGGTTTAAGTGCTGATGTTTTTGAACGCATGAAAAATCTTCGGCTACTTGATATTGATGGGAAATTCACTTCTACCCAACCTACATTTCTCCCTGATGAGTTGCGATGGCTTCATTGGAATGATTACCCATTCTTGTTTCTGCCATTGGGGGATATGTGTAAGCTTGTTGGGCTTAAAATGGAACATGGATCAGACATCAAACATTTATGGGAAGGCCGAAAG ATTCTACCAAACTTGAAATTCATTCACCTCGAAAGCTTGTGCAAACTCACATCATTTCCAGATGTCTCTGGGGCCCCAAATATCAAGAGGTTAATTTTCTCAAAATGTTGGGGATTGGAGGAGGTTCATGAGTCTCTTGGATCTCATAGAGGGTTGGTTTACTTGGACATGAATGGTTGTAGTCGAGTCAAGCATCTCCCATCAAGGCTTGAGATGGAATCCTTGGAGACTCTAATTCTCTCAGGATGTGAGAGTCTTGAAAGATTCCCAGAAGTCTCCCCATGTATGACTAAACTATCACAAATAAATCTTTATTCTTGTTCTAGAATAAAGGAATTGCCTTCATCAATAAGATATTTGTCTAGCCTAAACCTCTTGAATCTCACAAACTGTTGGAAGCTTAAGAGCATACCAGACTCTATTTGTGAGTTAAAGGATCTTAAGTGTCTTCATCTTCACAACTGCAAGGAACTGAATTTTTTTCCTAAGAGGCTTGGAAGCATGAAAATATTAGAAGAGCTTTTACTAGGTTTTACGTGTGATACGGGAAGCCCACAAAAGTCTGTTGGTTTTAAATTTTTTACAGGTCTGTCTTCCTTGAAAAAATTAGACCTCAGCTGGAGACGTATTCATGAAAAAAGCTTTCCCAAAAACCTTGATGCATTTTCCTCCTTGGAAGAACTATATTTAAGTGGCAACCATAAATTAGTTGAGTTACCTGCAAGCATCTGCCATCTTTCTCGTCTTAGACGCCTAGAATTGAATAACTGCAGCCAACTTGAAAGTTTGTGTGCGCTTCCGTCAAGTATACAAGTATTGAAGGCAAATGATTGTATCTCCTTGAAAAAGATTGGAGATGTATTAAAAGATAGCGAATGGTTATATAAGATATGGCTAACTAATTGCCATAAATTACTAGAAGACGAAGAGAATCAAAGATACCTTGATAAGATGTTGCAACTATCTTTCATTAAG AGTTGTGCTGCTGTAAATCATCGTTTAAGTATATCTATTCCTGGAAGCAAGATCCCAAGTTGGTTCAAAGAAAAAAAGGATGGGTGCAGAATAGGATTAAAGTTACCTCACAAATGGCATACTAAAATCATGGGTTTCCTGGTAGGTGGTGTGTTTTCTAAATGGGGTTGGGGATATGTTTGTCCTCGCATCATCTTCAAACTTGTAAATGATGGAAATATTATTCTTAAGTCAGAGGTTAACCATATCAAGGCAATAGAAACAACTGAGAATGGGGGGAATGTATGGATTAGCTATATGCCGTTAGGTTTCTTTCAGAAGATGTATCATGATCTTCAACCTCAAGATTGGTCTCATATCCAAGATAATCTTAAGATGACTATAAGCTTGACAGATGGCACACAATCTGTAGCAATTGGGGCACATGTTATCTACAAAGAAAACGTCCAACAACTTAAAACTTCTTTCTCTGATTATGGGAACATGGTGCACGTTGATGATGAGGATCTTAGATATGATGAACTTATCTCTGGCAACACATATGTGTATGAAGATAAGTTTGATGAGGAGGCTTTGATGCCTTTAAGAAGTAGAACCTCAGCAAGGTGTAACAAGAGGAACCTACATTGTGTCATCACCTTATCCGGACCTCGTTGA
- the LOC111917357 gene encoding TMV resistance protein N isoform X1 gives MASFKSSPSSSSSLPTLRWTYDAFLSFRGEDTRNNFIDHLYAALDQRGLHVFKDDKALHKGKAISQDLLEAIKESRFAVVVFSKNYAGSSWCLDELVKIMECKDQMGLMVLPVFYHIDPSDVRQQKRDFDTAFQQHDDKFKREMDQVNRWRKALAAAASLSGWHVKETGSGGESSVITEIVEEILYGTKSHGMEKKLIGIESHINELYSLLGMEMTEEVHFVGILGMGGIGKTTIAKALFRRIAHNFECSSFVRDVRENSSSKRDICALQERVLSEILNTSQRFFVNDPEDGAYMIHQRFCKNKVLLVLDDVDDVEQLKFLSASRRHWFGPGSRIIITTRDEHLLSGANAKYKPDFLHMNEAIELFCLHAFRKNSPPKGYEELSYRAINYASGLPLALEVLGAFFHGREVCVWESALDKLAEISDDKILDILKLSYDGLDVYEKKVFLDIACFFKGKDKEHVSRVLDSFGFHAKIGIKVLEEKSLITISNKRLDMHDLIQAMGWQIVRERFMDSRLWQLEQIHDLAKGKKNPEAIEAIMLMDNEYLIEDYDTKLGLSADVFERMKNLRLLDIDGKFTSTQPTFLPDELRWLHWNDYPFLFLPLGDMCKLVGLKMEHGSDIKHLWEGRKILPNLKFIHLESLCKLTSFPDVSGAPNIKRLIFSKCWGLEEVHESLGSHRGLVYLDMNGCSRVKHLPSRLEMESLETLILSGCESLERFPEVSPCMTKLSQINLYSCSRIKELPSSIRYLSSLNLLNLTNCWKLKSIPDSICELKDLKCLHLHNCKELNFFPKRLGSMKILEELLLGFTCDTGSPQKSVGFKFFTGLSSLKKLDLSWRRIHEKSFPKNLDAFSSLEELYLSGNHKLVELPASICHLSRLRRLELNNCSQLESLCALPSSIQVLKANDCISLKKIGDVLKDSEWLYKIWLTNCHKLLEDEENQRYLDKMLQLSFIKSCAAVNHRLSISIPGSKIPSWFKEKKDGCRIGLKLPHKWHTKIMGFLVGGVFSKWGWGYVCPRIIFKLVNDGNIILKSEVNHIKAIETTENGGNVWISYMPLGFFQKMYHDLQPQDWSHIQDNLKMTISLTDGTQSVAIGAHVIYKENVQQLKTSFSDYGNMVHVDDEDLRYDELISGNTYVYEDKFDEEALMPLRSRTSARCNKRNLHCVITLSGPR, from the exons ACTTTAAGATGGACATATGATGCGTTCCTAAGCTTTAGAGGTGAAGATACTCGCAACAACTTTATAGATCATCTTTATGCTGCTCTAGATCAAAGAGGACTACATGTGTTCAAAGACGATAAGGCGCTTCATAAAGGGAAAGCAATCTCTCAAGACCTGCTGGAAGCCATTAAAGAATCGAGGTTTGCTGTGGTTGTTTTCTCTAAAAATTATGCCGGCTCCTCATGGTGTTTGGATGAACTTGTAAAAATCATGGAATGCAAAGATCAGATGGGACTGATGGTGTTACCGGTGTTCTATCACATTGACCCATCTGATGTACGCCAACAGAAAAGAGACTTCGATACTGCTTTTCAGCAACACGATGACAAGTTTAAGAGAGAGATGGATCAAGTGAACAGGTGGAGGAAAGCTTTAGCTGCAGCTGCGAGTTTATCAGGCTGGCATGTCAAGGAAACAGGCAGTGG GGGCGAATCATCTGTCATCACAGAGATTGTTGAGGAGATCTTATATGGTACAAAATCTCATGGCATGGAGAAAAAGCTAATTGGTATCGAGTCTCATATAAATGAATTATATTCATTATTGGGTATGGAAATGACAGAAGAGGTGCACTTTGTAGGGATATTGGGAATGGGAGGAATTGGTAAGACAACTATTGCTAAAGCTTTATTTCGAAGAATTGCCCATAATTTTGAGTGTAGTAGCTTTGTTAGAGATGTTAGAGAAAATAGTTCTAGTAAAAGAGATATATGTGCCTTACAAGAAAGGGTTCTAAGTGAAATTCTAAACACAAGTCAGCGATTTTTTGTTAATGATCCTGAGGATGGAGCCTACATGATACATCAACGATTTTGCAAAAATAAGGTTCTTCTAGTTCTTGATGACGTGGATGATGTTGAGCAATTAAAGTTCCTAAGTGCAAGTCGACGTCATTGGTTTGGTCCTGGAAGTAGAATCATCATAACCACTAGAGACGAGCATTTGCTATCAGGTGCAAATGCCAAGTACAAACCGGATTTTTTACATATGAATGAAGCTATTGAGCTCTTCTGTTTGCATGCTTTTCGGAAAAATAGCCCTCCAAAAGGTTATGAGGAGCTCTCATATCGTGCAATAAACTATGCTAGCGGCCTTCCTCTAGCCCTAGAAGTTTTAGGTGCATTCTTCCATGGAAGAGAGGTATGTGTTTGGGAAAGTGCTTTAGATAAACTAGCCGAAATATCGGATGATAAGATTCTTGACATACTAAAGTTAAGTTATGATGGGCTAGATGTTTATGAGAAAAAAGTATTCCTAGACATTGCATGTTTTTTCAAGGGAAAAGACAAGGAACATGTAAGTAGAGTACTCGATAGCTTTGGTTTTCACGCGAAAATCGGGATTAAAGTTCTAGAAGAAAAATCTCTTATAACCATTTCAAATAAAAGGCTAGACATGCATGATCTCATACAGGCAATGGGTTGGCAAATAGTTCGTGAGAGATTCATGGATAGCAGACTATGGCAACTTGAACAAATCCATGATTTGGCCAAGGGAAAGAAG AATCCAGAAGCAATTGAAGCCATAATGTTGATGGACAATGAATACCTTATCGAAGACTATGATACAAAGTTGGGTTTAAGTGCTGATGTTTTTGAACGCATGAAAAATCTTCGGCTACTTGATATTGATGGGAAATTCACTTCTACCCAACCTACATTTCTCCCTGATGAGTTGCGATGGCTTCATTGGAATGATTACCCATTCTTGTTTCTGCCATTGGGGGATATGTGTAAGCTTGTTGGGCTTAAAATGGAACATGGATCAGACATCAAACATTTATGGGAAGGCCGAAAG ATTCTACCAAACTTGAAATTCATTCACCTCGAAAGCTTGTGCAAACTCACATCATTTCCAGATGTCTCTGGGGCCCCAAATATCAAGAGGTTAATTTTCTCAAAATGTTGGGGATTGGAGGAGGTTCATGAGTCTCTTGGATCTCATAGAGGGTTGGTTTACTTGGACATGAATGGTTGTAGTCGAGTCAAGCATCTCCCATCAAGGCTTGAGATGGAATCCTTGGAGACTCTAATTCTCTCAGGATGTGAGAGTCTTGAAAGATTCCCAGAAGTCTCCCCATGTATGACTAAACTATCACAAATAAATCTTTATTCTTGTTCTAGAATAAAGGAATTGCCTTCATCAATAAGATATTTGTCTAGCCTAAACCTCTTGAATCTCACAAACTGTTGGAAGCTTAAGAGCATACCAGACTCTATTTGTGAGTTAAAGGATCTTAAGTGTCTTCATCTTCACAACTGCAAGGAACTGAATTTTTTTCCTAAGAGGCTTGGAAGCATGAAAATATTAGAAGAGCTTTTACTAGGTTTTACGTGTGATACGGGAAGCCCACAAAAGTCTGTTGGTTTTAAATTTTTTACAGGTCTGTCTTCCTTGAAAAAATTAGACCTCAGCTGGAGACGTATTCATGAAAAAAGCTTTCCCAAAAACCTTGATGCATTTTCCTCCTTGGAAGAACTATATTTAAGTGGCAACCATAAATTAGTTGAGTTACCTGCAAGCATCTGCCATCTTTCTCGTCTTAGACGCCTAGAATTGAATAACTGCAGCCAACTTGAAAGTTTGTGTGCGCTTCCGTCAAGTATACAAGTATTGAAGGCAAATGATTGTATCTCCTTGAAAAAGATTGGAGATGTATTAAAAGATAGCGAATGGTTATATAAGATATGGCTAACTAATTGCCATAAATTACTAGAAGACGAAGAGAATCAAAGATACCTTGATAAGATGTTGCAACTATCTTTCATTAAG AGTTGTGCTGCTGTAAATCATCGTTTAAGTATATCTATTCCTGGAAGCAAGATCCCAAGTTGGTTCAAAGAAAAAAAGGATGGGTGCAGAATAGGATTAAAGTTACCTCACAAATGGCATACTAAAATCATGGGTTTCCTGGTAGGTGGTGTGTTTTCTAAATGGGGTTGGGGATATGTTTGTCCTCGCATCATCTTCAAACTTGTAAATGATGGAAATATTATTCTTAAGTCAGAGGTTAACCATATCAAGGCAATAGAAACAACTGAGAATGGGGGGAATGTATGGATTAGCTATATGCCGTTAGGTTTCTTTCAGAAGATGTATCATGATCTTCAACCTCAAGATTGGTCTCATATCCAAGATAATCTTAAGATGACTATAAGCTTGACAGATGGCACACAATCTGTAGCAATTGGGGCACATGTTATCTACAAAGAAAACGTCCAACAACTTAAAACTTCTTTCTCTGATTATGGGAACATGGTGCACGTTGATGATGAGGATCTTAGATATGATGAACTTATCTCTGGCAACACATATGTGTATGAAGATAAGTTTGATGAGGAGGCTTTGATGCCTTTAAGAAGTAGAACCTCAGCAAGGTGTAACAAGAGGAACCTACATTGTGTCATCACCTTATCCGGACCTCGTTGA